The following proteins are co-located in the Streptosporangium brasiliense genome:
- the surE gene encoding 5'/3'-nucleotidase SurE gives MAVATAAFPTTSAVASAPRSELARRLTILLSNDDGYRAPGIKAVFDKLTAAGHDVTIVAPAADQSGASAKRTVEDGHRITAKKVADKVWAVSGTPADSVLFGLGHVFAGDKVDLVVSGTNLGQNIGGIVNNSGTVGAAVTAIDLGMPAIAVSTEFDFENMQNTVANMPATADFIVRLVARLQHTARGRRLLPKHAGLNVNYPTRPNLASPTGIAFTRQTREELFGVAYKASGGDTYTMKVSFEETEGEARSDLAALTQGKVSITPIDADWTADPATYAATAARLAGLR, from the coding sequence GTGGCCGTGGCCACAGCCGCCTTCCCGACCACCTCCGCCGTCGCCTCCGCCCCGCGTTCCGAGCTCGCCAGGCGGCTGACCATCCTGCTCAGCAACGACGACGGTTACCGTGCCCCGGGCATCAAGGCCGTCTTCGACAAGCTCACCGCCGCGGGACACGACGTCACCATCGTCGCCCCGGCCGCCGACCAGAGCGGCGCGAGCGCCAAGCGGACCGTCGAGGACGGCCATCGGATCACCGCCAAGAAGGTGGCCGACAAGGTCTGGGCCGTCAGCGGGACCCCGGCCGACTCGGTTCTGTTCGGCCTCGGACACGTCTTCGCGGGCGACAAGGTCGACCTGGTCGTCTCCGGAACCAACCTCGGGCAGAACATCGGCGGCATCGTCAACAACTCCGGCACCGTCGGCGCGGCGGTCACGGCGATCGACCTCGGCATGCCGGCTATCGCGGTGAGCACCGAGTTCGACTTCGAGAACATGCAGAACACGGTCGCCAACATGCCGGCCACCGCGGACTTCATCGTCAGGCTGGTGGCGCGGCTTCAGCACACGGCGCGCGGCAGACGTCTGCTGCCCAAGCACGCCGGTCTCAACGTCAACTATCCAACGCGCCCCAACCTGGCCTCGCCCACCGGGATCGCGTTCACCCGGCAGACCCGCGAGGAGCTGTTCGGCGTGGCCTACAAGGCGAGCGGCGGCGACACCTACACGATGAAGGTCTCCTTCGAGGAGACCGAGGGCGAGGCGAGGAGCGACCTCGCCGCCCTCACCCAGGGCAAGGTCAGCATCACTCCGATCGACGCCGACTGGACGGCCGACCCGGCGACCTATGCCGCGACCGCCGCCCGCCTCGCCGGTCTGCGCTGA